From a single Actinomyces viscosus genomic region:
- the manA gene encoding mannose-6-phosphate isomerase, class I: MKRLEPARQRYAWGSTTAIPALLGRVDDGAPWAEAWYGSHRAGPARVTEGESLSDLIDAEPERLLGEDIIWRFGRRLPFLLKLIAPEQPLSLQVHPSQAQAAEGYALEDEAGIALDHPSRNYKDTNHKPEMVLALTRFQAVAGFRAPRRAVEVLSGLDSPLARRMRRTLRLNPTRYGIRQVFSDVVSASTRPSPEEIDELVTEIGARFEAGASPSLRVDSNVLKMAGTFPGDPGIAAALLLNPVTLQPGEALFVPAGSVHAYISGLGVEVMASSDNVLRAGLTAKHIDVPEMLACVDYVAAPPVRPAPEYLSRATRAYYAPVDDFELMVTTVVAADGRLPVPGRGPRILLAVKGAMTLVTQADSQTLAQGEAVFVGADERSLSVEGEGTLIQADVP; the protein is encoded by the coding sequence ATGAAACGACTTGAGCCCGCCCGACAGCGGTACGCCTGGGGGTCGACCACGGCCATCCCCGCTCTCCTGGGCAGGGTCGACGACGGCGCCCCCTGGGCCGAGGCCTGGTACGGCTCCCACCGGGCCGGGCCGGCTCGGGTGACCGAGGGCGAATCCCTGTCCGACCTCATTGACGCCGAGCCGGAGCGCCTTCTGGGCGAGGACATCATCTGGCGCTTCGGGCGCCGCCTGCCCTTCCTGCTCAAGCTCATCGCTCCCGAGCAGCCCCTGTCCCTCCAGGTTCACCCCAGCCAGGCGCAGGCGGCCGAGGGGTACGCGCTGGAGGACGAGGCGGGTATCGCCCTGGATCACCCCTCCCGCAACTACAAGGACACCAATCACAAGCCGGAGATGGTTCTGGCCCTCACCCGGTTCCAGGCCGTCGCCGGCTTCCGGGCCCCGCGCCGTGCCGTTGAGGTCCTCTCCGGTCTGGACAGCCCGCTGGCCCGGCGGATGCGCCGCACCCTGCGGCTCAACCCGACCCGTTACGGCATCCGCCAGGTCTTCTCCGACGTCGTCTCGGCCTCCACCCGCCCGAGTCCCGAGGAGATCGACGAGCTCGTCACTGAGATCGGGGCCCGCTTCGAGGCGGGTGCGTCCCCCTCGCTGCGGGTGGACTCCAACGTCCTGAAGATGGCCGGCACCTTCCCCGGAGACCCCGGTATCGCCGCCGCGCTCCTGCTCAACCCCGTCACCCTCCAGCCCGGGGAGGCGCTGTTCGTGCCCGCGGGCAGCGTCCACGCCTACATCTCCGGCCTCGGGGTGGAGGTCATGGCCTCCTCGGACAACGTGCTGCGCGCCGGCCTGACGGCCAAGCACATCGACGTCCCCGAGATGCTGGCCTGCGTCGACTACGTGGCGGCGCCCCCGGTGCGGCCGGCTCCGGAGTACCTCTCCCGGGCTACTCGTGCTTACTACGCGCCGGTGGACGACTTCGAGCTCATGGTCACCACCGTGGTGGCCGCCGACGGCCGTCTGCCGGTTCCCGGGCGGGGGCCGCGCATCCTCCTGGCCGTCAAGGGTGCCATGACCCTGGTGACCCAGGCCGACTCGCAGACCCTGGCGCAGGGTGAGGCGGTCTTCGTCGGCGCCGACGAGCGCAGCCTGTCCGTCGAGGGGGAGGGGACCCTCATTCAGGCCGACGTCCCCTGA